The following are encoded in a window of Myxococcota bacterium genomic DNA:
- a CDS encoding PilT/PilU family type 4a pilus ATPase has translation MSNAKSMPLLGRLAVHLKMITMDQLVEVTRLQSQQGGEPRLGQLLVDQGYIDQAQLAKLAAAQQQVIAKHRAKQNKGLVDAPPKPRNEDAAPLRAVEPAPETPAAESAPEAATPAAPTPGAAPQAEPTAPPVAEAPPAKPATPSKKPVTPTRAQAEPDEDSAIGRVEDFAEPSASDREAFLDVLRDAVGRGASDVHLHPGSPVQIRVGGCLQPAGSSALDTQVAERMLLSALDDSQRRMLAARGELDVCHTFEGIGRFRANFYREQRGLDGVLRYISAEPPTLEQLGLPARLAKFTTYHQGMVVVTGPSGCGKSSTMAALVNLINEERREHILTIEDPIEYVHPSKRCLVNQRSVNLHTESFARALRGALREDPDVIAIGELRDLETISLALSAAETGHFVIATLHTDNSIRTINRLVGSFPADQQDQVRTMLSESLRAVISQRLLPKADGSGRVPALETLVVNRAVSNLIRENKTFQIHSILQTGGSQGMALLDNAIRELVQSGDVTAEEAARHLEDGKALAA, from the coding sequence AGTTACTCGTCGACCAGGGCTACATCGATCAGGCCCAGCTCGCGAAGCTCGCCGCCGCCCAGCAGCAGGTGATCGCGAAGCACCGCGCGAAGCAGAACAAGGGGCTGGTCGATGCGCCGCCGAAGCCGCGGAACGAGGACGCCGCACCGCTGCGCGCGGTCGAGCCCGCCCCCGAGACTCCCGCTGCCGAGTCGGCGCCCGAAGCGGCGACCCCCGCGGCGCCCACCCCGGGAGCGGCACCCCAGGCCGAGCCGACCGCCCCCCCGGTCGCAGAGGCGCCGCCCGCGAAGCCGGCGACGCCGTCGAAGAAGCCCGTCACGCCCACGCGGGCGCAAGCCGAGCCCGACGAGGACTCGGCGATCGGTCGCGTCGAAGACTTCGCCGAACCGAGTGCCAGCGACCGCGAGGCCTTCCTCGATGTGCTGCGCGACGCGGTCGGTCGCGGCGCCAGCGACGTGCACCTGCATCCGGGTTCGCCGGTGCAGATCCGCGTCGGCGGATGCCTGCAGCCGGCAGGGAGCAGCGCTCTCGACACGCAGGTGGCCGAGCGCATGCTGCTCTCGGCCCTCGACGACTCCCAGCGTCGCATGCTCGCCGCCCGCGGCGAGCTCGACGTGTGCCACACCTTCGAGGGGATCGGCCGTTTCCGCGCGAACTTCTACCGGGAGCAGCGCGGCCTCGACGGCGTCTTGCGCTACATCTCGGCCGAGCCGCCGACCCTCGAGCAGCTCGGGCTGCCGGCCCGGCTCGCGAAGTTCACCACCTACCACCAGGGCATGGTGGTCGTGACGGGGCCTTCGGGCTGCGGCAAGTCGTCGACGATGGCCGCGCTCGTGAATCTGATCAACGAGGAACGGCGGGAGCACATCCTGACGATCGAGGATCCGATCGAGTACGTGCACCCTTCGAAGCGCTGCCTCGTGAACCAACGCAGTGTGAATCTGCACACCGAGTCGTTCGCGCGCGCGCTGCGTGGCGCGTTGCGCGAGGACCCGGACGTGATCGCGATCGGCGAGCTGCGCGACCTCGAGACGATCTCGCTGGCGCTCTCGGCGGCCGAAACCGGCCACTTCGTGATCGCCACGCTGCACACGGACAACTCGATCCGCACCATCAACCGCCTGGTCGGATCGTTCCCGGCCGACCAGCAGGACCAGGTGCGCACGATGCTCTCTGAGTCGCTGCGCGCGGTGATCTCACAGCGACTGTTGCCGAAGGCGGATGGGAGCGGTCGGGTGCCGGCGCTCGAGACCCTCGTGGTCAACCGCGCCGTCTCGAACCTCATCCGTGAGAACAAGACCTTCCAGATCCACTCGATCCTCCAGACCGGTGGATCCCAGGGCATGGCGCTGCTCGACAACGCGATCCGCGAACTCGTCCAGAGCGGCGACGTGACGGCGGAAGAGGCGGCGCGGCACCTCGAAGACGGCAAGGCCCTCGCGGCCTAG